The Dehalogenimonas sp. 4OHTPN genome window below encodes:
- a CDS encoding c-type cytochrome: MMNQSANLKFNRALIAAAVLLLFIPGCNSQTPATTTPTGTTTQPPSQVTFGQLASAGQAVYASRCASCHGNAGQGAGAPPLWGANSHLSDLGNAQLLLSFTSGSMPPGAAGTISRQNHIEIVAYLLLQNGWVTQTELFNESQLSSILLR, encoded by the coding sequence ATGATGAACCAATCAGCCAACCTTAAGTTCAACCGCGCCCTGATCGCTGCGGCCGTACTTCTGCTTTTCATACCAGGGTGTAACTCCCAGACTCCGGCTACAACGACGCCGACCGGCACCACCACCCAACCCCCGTCCCAGGTGACCTTCGGGCAACTCGCTTCGGCGGGTCAGGCGGTCTACGCCTCCCGCTGCGCCAGCTGTCACGGCAATGCCGGTCAGGGCGCCGGCGCGCCGCCGCTTTGGGGCGCCAACAGCCACCTGAGCGATTTAGGCAACGCTCAACTGCTACTCAGTTTCACCTCCGGCTCGATGCCGCCGGGAGCTGCCGGGACCATCTCCCGCCAGAACCATATTGAAATCGTCGCCTATTTGCTGCTCCAGAACGGCTGGGTTACGCAAACAGAACTATTCAACGAATCCCAGTTAAGCTCTATTTTATTGAGGTAA